Proteins from one Chaetodon auriga isolate fChaAug3 chromosome 19, fChaAug3.hap1, whole genome shotgun sequence genomic window:
- the prrc2b gene encoding protein PRRC2B isoform X1 produces the protein MSDRLGQITKSKDGKSKYSSLSLFDKYKGKSIETQKNTVVPRHGLQSLGKVATARRMPPPAHLPSLKSENKGNDPNVIIVPKDGTGWANKQEQPDQKSSIASIPQLPELQPQLALQKSVSNLQKPSPVANQENTNTGGPKQWAQLNGKAVEQDGSRASNRLQPFSHEEFPTLKAAGEQDRAGKERSGFDPSYGPGPSLRPQNVTSWREGGGRNLQPSSLTLGLPADPEGKVTALGETGTPQASSHPTSTTGTTSTSVVTAQSPVLDPKEPSLRPAQPVRRTTVPTALQYQLHHTSTAVYHDMLPAFMCSKETREAPGTEHVPTTVAAPARFDSKPSFRQSYAKPELVNGDVKRENRFVRAPPRLSSQPIRRPGDRPQRPAIINPEDLKDLDELDNDCEDGWAGLHEEVDYSEKLKFSDDEDEHGDKNKMWTEWERERDIQRDCQSSLSSGEVSYPQEGPEESYSYQHHHHEPPRKTSGRYLSADTPQKSQGEPLPDQEDHQRQSQTQGPARAKYVSPELSEAVERARRRREEEERRAREERLAACAEKLKKLDEKFGKTERQTSRTDEGQKEGEGKEAPLSPNREQSKSHHENWQYSTKDAGECPPNNSPGHSYREEPGFSSYRGSEDDGQEPSSPSGDYSGRHSSKPVPPRFQKQPQHHQQQQQQEQVYKMQHWQQSGHPAPSGSSHAQRGYYPPHVLGFDPRWMMMPPFMDPRMAQGRSPVDYYPGAVHSSAGMMKPMMHQDHLNSPGSDEGCHPNLHQERRAPSTEPYPMWNQDGYPLRSFTPPYQRQHDSSDSGQPDDRSDMACSQQDSYEERPNECLAHPQEDLPHHAYQSRVPDREHQHHDQGLLTTAQSHTDSDYPKQDSRDKHLKDGSESQDEALDGSKDNWKRDGGQKQDGGLNSAQSQWSEPSSSSSSSVSQPSEAIGRPLTRRTGPIKKPVLKALKVEDKENEKPKPEPEEKTVPYRLEKEVLTNVYDLKKDNQPASNRRSASPVVEKQPEERQRQSPAPTKTERPLSTHSDDSPKESAWDSGKSQSPRDIQENREPHAPRRNNWIFIDEEQAFGSVRGTGRGRSRGFREFSSRGGTRGGRGGDNLRGAYNNNNNSSGAQRTGRGRAPPRDLVKAEEFQRGKPRRRNVSETLSEASEYEELPKRRRQKGSENGDSYTESGEVRKADRDSWRSNKVYTDDQTNPDSREKVKASRGFGGRMLPPRLNTTGNYSRSFGGSRDISTWRGRGPQFSSSGGPMQENGYGPGAETTYSRRTPVERETLKYPPKFTGSFMENGTEDREGEYYFDSDNPDRQMLRRRRPPRQDKPPRFRRLRQEREPGSNQWTSEEYINGDFANPWPGRSKASGEDSWPSGHYSGGRSSQHGQAEEWETGSDNSDFGDWREKRGGSGGAATQGHGDIPSDSGHSEPGSGEKRELCKRSFSSQRPLVERQNRKGEPSLLEVSKMARTPDNPPTTSSNRSDSWQNGGTSCKSRGPDESGPVFSIEQPEDREPNEPSGKKLDKELKQGPVKADIAEPLSQYELSSYPIEGDTGGPVSNPDGYQDALSKKQRRPQEDERRRKDQGASVPVKNRTIASKIPPRFAKKQGSMSIEQPEEALSSNNLGTEIWETNSSALSVQSSGGDSWTKQVSYTGSEPNSEDSDAGPEQNKEQHKPGPIGNERSLKHRKGSEGVDRLEGGPITPVNGVDLHVDTVLPVPPIEFGVSAKDSDFSLPPGSTPVPVSNPVNKLQDALTTNTALNQSIPMLRSNHLQPGINLNPISFPSADLTLKMESARKAWENSQSLPEQGSPGGGASGAQPPCSVGSSSGVSYSSFGGVSMPPMPVASVAPSMSMQGNHIPPLYLDGHVFPSQPRLVPPTMTQQQTYQQAAAAQQIPISLHTSLQAQAQLGLRGGLPVSQSQEMFNSIPPFRSQVYMHPNLSQPSPMVLSGGAPLKGPYSAFPGMQPSDMVKPQSGSHYQPMNGSQQLVYDSQMNQGPGMGSSQLMDSQLIQVTMPLPGSQLRYGSAQQHLILPQSIQLQQGQNLSVGAPRRMLPPGSQPAVMTGSREGSQMEMKGFQFSDKPSHSPGISGGSYRPGSASPSGKPSGPGGPVGPLPTHFAQQVPPAQGSMVMHMRPPTTGPFPNPIQRPVMQVNKPVIIRSPPYPNPGRDPPHSTPPSAPEPPVKGPEDGMKNKTMREVRKAVGEGKTPSGGMTSKLQEPLPSAGQAKPARTGAIKPQAVKVEEGKA, from the exons ATGTCCGATCGTTTGGGGCAAATAACCAAGTCCAAGGATGGGAAAAGCAAGTATTCCTCACTCAGCCTATTTGACAAGTACAAGGGAAAATCAATAGaaactcagaaaaacacag tagTTCCGCGACATGGCTTGCAGAGTCTTGGCAAAGTGGCCACAGCCCGGCGCATGcccccacctgctcacctgccgaGCTTGAAGTCCGAAAACAAAGGAAACGATCCCAACGTGATTATTGTGCCTAAAGACGGTACAGGATGGGCGAACAAGCAGGAACAACCCGATCAAAAGAG TTCTATTGCATCAATACCACAGCTGCCGGAGTTGCAGCCACAGCTGGCTTTACAGAAATCTGTCTCCAATCTTCAGAAGCCCTCACCGGTAGCCAACCaggag aacacaaacacaggtggACCAAAGCAATGGGCCCAGCTAAATGGAAAGGCAGTAGAGCAAGATG GTTCAAGGGCCTCAAACCGACTTCAGCCCTTCTCTCACGAGGAATTTCCCACGCTGAAAGCAGCTGGAGAACAGGACAGGGCTGGCAAGGAAAGAAGCGGCTTCGATCCGTCGTATGGGCCCGGACCAAGCCTCCGCCCCCAGA ATGTGACGAGCTGGAGGGAAGGTGGTGGCAGGAACCTTCAACCCTCGTCCCTGACCCTCGGCCTGCCAGCAGATCCTGAGGGTAAGGTCACTGCCCTGGGTGAGACTGGCACCCCCCAAGCCTCATCTCACCCCACCTCTACCACCGGCACAACCTCTACTAGTGTAGTGACTGCTCAGTCACCAGTCCTTGACCCCAAGGAGCCTTCCCTACGACCCGCCCAGCCTGTCCGGAGAACAACCGTCCCTACTGCCCTGCAGTACCAGCTTCACCACACCTCAACTGCTGTCTACCATGACATGTTACCTGCATTT ATGTGCTCTAAAGAGACACGTGAAGCCCCAGGTACAGAACATGTTCCCACCACCGTTGCAGCCCCAGCCCGATTTGACAGCAAGCCCTCCTTCAGGCAGAGCTATGCCAAACCTGAGCTTGTCAA TGGTGATGTGAAAAGAGAGAACCGATTTGTCCGCGCTCCACCTCGACTGTCTTCTCAGCCCATCCGCAGGCCTGGTGACAGACCGCAACGCCCGGCCATTATTAATCCAGAGGACCTGAAGGATCTGGATGAGCTTGACAATGATTGTGAGGATGGATGGGCTG GACTCCATGAGGAAGTCGATTATAGCGAGAAGCTCAAgttcagtgatgatgaagacgaaCACGGAGATAAAAACAAGATGTG GACTGaatgggagagggagagagacatcCAGCGTGACTGCCAATCCTCCCTAAGTTCAGGTGAGGTGTCTTACCCACAGGAGGGCCCTGAAGAGAGTTATTCTTACCAACATCACCATCACGAGCCTCCCAGGAAGACCAGCGGCAGATATCTCTCGGCGGACACCCCG CAGAAAAGCCAAGGTGAGCCCCTGCCTGACCAGGAAGATCACCAGCGCCAGTCTCAGACTCAGGGACCGGCTAGGGCAAAATATGTGTCACCTGAGCTGTCGGAGGCTGTTGAGAGAGCACGCAGAcgcagggaggaggaagagaggcgTGCCCGCGAGGAACGCCTGGCTGCCTGTGCTGAAAAACTTAAAAAGCTGGATGAGAAGTTTGGGAAGACTGAAAGGCAGACATCAAGGACAGATGAGGgccagaaagagggagagggcaAAGAAGCTCCACTGTCCCCAAACAGGGAACAGAGTAAAAGCCACCATGAGAACTGGCAGTACAgcacaaaag ATGCAGGCGAGTGTCCTCCCAACAACTCACCTGGCCATAGTTACCGCGAGGAACCTGGCTTCTCTAGCTACCGTGGCAGTGAGGATGATGGCCAGGAACCCTCCTCTCCATCAGGAGACTACAGTGGACGTCATTCCTCCAAACCCGTCCCACCCCGCTTTCAAAAGCAGccacagcaccaccagcagcagcagcag CAGGAACAAGTGTACAAGATGCAACACTGGCAACAGTCAGGCCACCCTGCCCCCTCTGGCTCAAGCCACGCCCAGCGAGGCTACTATCCCCCACATGTCCTTGGGTTTGATCCCCGCTGGATGATGATGCCACCTTTCATGGATCCCCGCATGGCCCAAGGACGATCTCCTGTGGACTACTACCCTGGTGCTGTCCACTCTTCAG CAGGAATGATGAAACCCATGATGCATCAGGATCACTTAAACAGCCCTGGATCCGATGAGGGATGCCATCCTAACCTGCATCAGGAGAGAAGAGCCCCTTCCACTGAGCCTTACCCTATGTGGAACCAAGATGGCTACCCTTTGCGCAGCTTCACTCCACCTTACCAGAGACAACATGATAGCTCAGACAGTGGCCAGCCAGATGACAG AAGTGATATGGCCTGCTCCCAACAGGATTCCTATGAAGAGAGGCCCAATGAGTGCTTGGCCCACCCCCAAGAAGATCTCCCCCATCATGCTTACCAGAGCCGTGTCCCAGACAGAGAACACCAACACCATGACCAAGGCTTGCTTACCACTGCTCAGAGTCATACAGATAGTGATTACCCAAAACAAGACTCTAGAGACAAGCATCTGAAAGACGGCTCTGAATCTCAAGATGAGGCCTTAGATGGCTCCAAGGACAATTGGAAAAGAGATGGAGGCCAGAAACAAGATGGAGGACTCAACAGTGCACAAAGCCAGTGGTCTGAACCCAGTTCTAGTTCCAGTAGTAGTGTCAGCCAGCCATCTGAGGCCATTGGGCGCCCCTTGACTCGCCGAACTGGGCCCATCAAGAAACCAGTTCTTAAGGCTCTCAAAGTGGAAGACAAGGAGAATGAGAAGCCTAAGCCTGAGCCTGAGGAGAAGACTGTCCCTTATCGCTTGGAGAAAGAAGTCCTTACTAATGTTTATGACTTGAAGAAAGATAACCAGCCTGCCAGCAACAGGCGTTCAGCTTCACCTGTTGTTGAGAAACAGCCAGAAGAGAGGCAGCGTCAATCACCAGCTCCCACCAAAACCGAGAGGCCTCTGAGCACCCACAGTGATGACTCTCCTAAGGAGAGCGCTTGGGACAGTGGCAAGAGCCAGTCGCCTAGAGATATCCAGGAGAACCGGGAGCCACATGCACCACGGCGCAATAACTGGATCTTCATTGATGAAGAACAGGCATTTGGTTCAGTCAGGGGAACAGGTAGAGGCCGCAGTCGAGGCTTTAGGGAATTTAGCTCAAGGGGTGGAACCCGCGGTGGCAGGGGTGGAGACAATCTCCGAGGGGcttacaacaacaataacaacagcagTGGTGCTCAGCGTACAGGCAGAGGTCGAGCACCACCAAGGGACCTTGTCAAGGCGGAGGAGTTCCAGAGGGGCAAGCCCAGGAGGCGAAATGTCAGTGAGACCTTGAGTGAAGCCTCTGAGTACGAGGAACTGCCCAAGAGACGTCGCCAGAAGGGATCTGAAAATGGAGACAGTTACACAGAGTCTGGAGAAGTTCGCAAAGCTGATAGAGATTCTTGGAGATCCAACAAGGTGTACACAGATGACCAGACAAACCCAGATTCCAGAGAAAAGGTCAAGGCCAGCAGGGGCTTTGGAGGTCGCATGCTGCCTCCCAGATTGAACACCACTGGAAATTACAGTCGAAGCTTCGGAGGATCCAGGGACATTTCTACATGGAGGGGCCGTGGGCCTCAGTTTAGTAGCAGTGGTGGCCCCATGCAAGAAAATGGTTATGGTCCTGGAGCTGAGACTACTTACTCCCGCAGAACCCCTGTTGAACGTGAGACCCTCAAGTACCCCCCTAAATTCACTGGCTCCTTCATGGAAAATGGCACAGAGGACCGTGAAGGAGAATACTACTTTGACAGTGACAACCCTGACAGGCAGATGTTAAGGAGACGGCGTCCACCCCGTCAAGACAAGCCTCCACGCTTCCGTCGTCTACGACAAGAACGTGAACCTGGCTCAAACCAGTGGACAAGTGAGGAATACATAAATGGAGACTTTGCAAACCCCTGGCCTGGTCGTTCCAAAGCCAGCGGGGAAGACAGCTGGCCCAGTGGCCACTACTCTGGTGGACGTTCTAGCCAACATGGTCAGGCAGAGGAATGGGAGACGGGATCAGACAACAGCGACTTTGGTGACTGGAGAGAGAAGCGAGGTGGAAGTGGGGGCGCAGCTACACAGGGACATGGTGATATTCCGTCAGACTCTGGCCATAGTGAACCAGGCTCTGGTGAGAAGAGGGAGCTTTGCAAGAGAAGCTTCTCCAGCCAGAGACCTTTGGTGGAACGACAGAACAGGAAGGGAGAGCCATCGCTGCTGGAAGTGAGCAAGATGGCACGCACACCTGATAAtccccccaccacctcctctaACAGGAGTGACAGTTGGCAGAATGGAGGGACATCTTGTAAGAG cagggGCCCAGATGAGTCAGGCCCAGTCTTCAGCATAGAGCAGCCAGAGGACCGGGAGCCCAATGAGCCCTCTGGGAAGAAATTAGACAAGGAGCTGAAGCAAGGACCTGTCAAAGCAGACATAGCTGAACCTCTGTCCCAGTATGAGCTCAGCAGCTACCCAA TTGAGGGGGATACAGGGGGACCAGTTTCAAATCCAGACGGATACCAGGATGCCTTGTCCAAAAAGCAAAGACGCCCAcaggaagatgagaggaggaggaaggaccAGGGAGCTTCA GTGCCAGTGAAGAACAGGACTATCGCATCCAAGATTCCGCCACGCTTTGCCAAGAAGCAGGGAAGCATGAGCATTGAACAACCTGAGGAAGCGCTTTCTTCTAACAACCTGGGAACTGAAATCTGGGAGACCAACAGCTCAG ctctttcAGTACAGTCGTCAGGGGGAGACTCATGGACTAAACAGGTGTCTTACACTGGGAGTGAGCCCAACTCTGAG GACTCTGATGCTGGCCCAGAGCAGAATAAAGAACAGCACAAGCCAGGGCCCATTGGAAATGAGCGCTCCCTAAAGCACCGCAAGGGCTCAGAAGGTGTTGATAGACTGGAAGGCGGCCCAATCACACCAGTCAATGGTGTGGACCTCCATGTGGACACTGTGCTGCCTGTGCCTCCCATTGAGTTTGGTGTCAGTGCCAAAGACTCTGATTTCAGCCTTCCACCGGGCTCCACCCCAGTGCCCGTCTCCAATCCCGTCAACAAGCTTCAGGATGCACTTACCACCAAT ACGGCTCTCAATCAGAGTATCCCCATGCTGCGTTCCAACCACCTGCAGCCTGGCATTAACCTCAATCCCATCTCCTTCCCCAGTGCTGACCTCACTCTTAAG ATGGAATCGGCACGCAAGGCATGGGAGAACTCCCAGTCCCTCCCTGAGCAGGGCTCTCCTGGCGGAGGTGCTTCAGGTGCTCAGCCTCCCTGCAGCGTTGGCTCATCCAGTGGCGTCAGCTACAGTTCCTTTGGAGGGGTCTCCATGCCTCCGATGCCTGTGGCATCAGTAGCACCTTCCATGTCCATGCAAG GTAATCATATCCCCCCATTGTATCTGGATGGTCATGTCTTTCCAAGCCAGCCACGCCTCGTCCCTCCCACCATGACCCAGCAGCAGACCTACCAACAG GCGGCCGCAGCCCAGCAGATTCCCATCTCTTTACACACGTCTCTTCAGGCTCAAGCTCAGCTGGGGCTTCGAGGAGGTCTTCCAGTCTCCCAGTCCCAAGAGATGTTCAACTCTATTCCCCCCTTTAG GTCCCAGGTTTACATGCACCCCAACCTGTCACAGCCCAGCCCCATGGTGCTATCGGGCGGAGCCCCTCTCAAGGGGCCCTATTCGGCTTTCCCTGGCATGCAGCCCTCAGACATGGTAAAGCCACAGTCAGGCTCACACTATCAGCCTATGAACGGCAGCCAGCAGCTAGTCTATGACAGCCAGATGAACCAGGGGCCTGGTATGGGTTCTTCCCAGCTCATGGACTCACAGCTCATCCAG GTGACCATGCCCCTACCTGGCTCTCAGCTGCGCTATGGCTCAGCTCAGCAACATCTCATCCTCCCACAGTCCATTCAGCTTCAGCAGGGACAGAACCTGTCAGTCGGTGCCCCACGTCGAATGCTGCCACCTGGCTCCCAGCCCGCTGTCATGACTGGCAGCCGAGAG GGCTCGCAGATGGAAATGAAAGGCTTTCAGTTCTCCGACAAGCCCAGTCATTCCCCGGGTATATCTGGAGGGTCCTACAG GCCTGGGTCTGCCAGCCCCAGTGGGAAGCCCTCAGGTCCTGGGGGGCCTGTTGGCCCTCTGCCAACACATTTTGCCCAACAG GTCCCACCTGCTCAGGGTAGCATGGTGATGCACATGCGGCCCCCCACCACTGGCCCTTTCCCCAACCCCATCCAGAGACCAGTCATGCAGGTCAACAAGCCTGTCATCATCCGCTCCCCCCCTTACCCCAATCCTGGCCGCGACCCTCCCcactccacccctccctctgccCCCGAGCCCCCTGTCAAAGGGCCAGAGGATGGCATGAAG AATAAAACCATGCGAGAAGTGCGCAAGGCAGTGGGCGAGGGCAAGACACCATCCGGGGGCATGACCAGCAAACTCCAGGAGCCCCTACCCTCCGCAGGGCAAGCCAAACCAGCACGCACTGGAGCCATCAAACCCCAGGCTGTCAAAGTAGAGGAGGGCAAGGCATAA